The following coding sequences are from one Hymenobacter sp. DG25A window:
- a CDS encoding T9SS type A sorting domain-containing protein, which produces MTPTTSTTYSVTANVPTCGNNAITQVIQITTPVSIASSDVDRVVTSGQTVTLTAQGGTSGSYVWTQTINGTTTPLASTAGNTLDVNPLVTTQYSVSRTGTNCGPASLTLTVPQVLPVEFASFNAAWAGKAPQLNWATASEKSSASFVVERSLDGLTFTTIGQRAGAGSTTTRNEYSFTDAGLPSFATGTVYYRLRQVNTDGTFAYSSVATLQVRTGKANFKASAFPNPFEKNVAVEVESLGAGPIVFTVYDVLGKKLLTRTVTAPGMGMQKVGLPEAATLRGGVYYLTIRQGAQQQVLKLSRK; this is translated from the coding sequence GTGACCCCTACTACGTCCACTACTTACTCCGTCACTGCTAATGTGCCTACCTGTGGTAATAATGCTATAACGCAGGTAATCCAGATTACGACTCCGGTTTCCATTGCCTCATCCGATGTCGACCGTGTAGTAACTTCCGGTCAAACGGTAACCCTGACTGCACAAGGCGGTACCAGCGGTAGCTATGTATGGACGCAAACCATCAATGGCACCACTACTCCGCTGGCCAGCACGGCAGGCAACACGCTGGATGTAAATCCGCTGGTGACCACGCAGTATTCTGTTAGCAGAACAGGTACTAACTGCGGCCCGGCCAGCCTGACGCTTACTGTGCCACAAGTCCTCCCCGTAGAGTTTGCGAGTTTCAATGCCGCTTGGGCAGGAAAAGCCCCACAGCTGAACTGGGCCACGGCCTCCGAGAAAAGCAGCGCCTCCTTCGTAGTAGAGCGCAGCCTGGACGGGCTAACCTTCACTACCATCGGCCAGCGCGCCGGTGCCGGCAGCACCACTACCCGTAATGAGTATAGCTTTACGGATGCCGGTCTGCCTTCCTTCGCTACGGGTACGGTGTACTACCGTCTGCGCCAGGTTAACACCGATGGCACATTTGCCTATTCCAGCGTAGCAACGCTGCAGGTCCGTACGGGCAAAGCCAACTTCAAAGCTTCAGCCTTCCCTAACCCGTTTGAGAAGAATGTGGCAGTAGAAGTGGAATCCCTAGGCGCTGGTCCTATTGTCTTCACTGTGTACGATGTATTGGGCAAGAAACTGCTGACGCGCACAGTAACGGCGCCGGGTATGGGTATGCAGAAAGTAGGCTTGCCAGAAGCAGCTACTCTGCGTGGTGGTGTATACTACCTCACCATCCGTCAGGGTGCTCAGCAGCAAGTATTGAAACTGAGCCGTAAGTAG